A stretch of the Panthera uncia isolate 11264 chromosome D1, Puncia_PCG_1.0, whole genome shotgun sequence genome encodes the following:
- the LOC125911364 gene encoding olfactory receptor 8K3-like → METHNLTMLNEFILMGITDRPELQAPLFGLFLIIYMISVVGNLGMIILTQMDSRLQTPMYFFLRHLALTDLGYSTTVGPKMLVNFVVDQNTISYYFCAIQLAFFLVFIVSELFILTAMSYDHYVAICNPLLYPVIMSQSVCQVLVAILYLYSTFVSLIVTIKIFSSSFCGYNVISHFYCDSLPLISLLCSNTHETEMIILILAGFDLISSLLIVIVSYLLILVAIVRMDSAEGRHKAFSTCGSHLTVATVFYGTLIFMYVQPESSHSFDTDKVASIFYTLVIPMLNPLIYSLRNKDVKYAGQRMWKKICNSFFLKCTV, encoded by the coding sequence ATGGAAACACATAATCTAACAATGCTCAATGAATTCATTCTCATGGGAATCACAGACCGTCCTGAGCTGCAGGCTCCATTATTTGGGCTCTTCCTCATCATCTATATGATCTCAGTGGTGGGCAACCTGGGCATGATCATCCTCACCCAGATGGACTCCAGGCTACAAacacccatgtacttcttcctcagaCACCTGGCTCTCACTGATCTGGGTTATTCAACAACTGTAGGACCCAAAATGCTAGTCAATTTTGTTGTGGATCAAAATACAATCTCCTATTATTTTTGTGCTATACAGCTCGCTTTCTTTCTTGTGTTCATTGTTAGTGAACTTTTTATTCTAACAGCAATGTCCTACGACCACTATGTGGCCATCTGTAACCCTCTGCTCTATCCAGTCATCATGTCACAAAGTGTGTGTCAGGTGCTGGTGGCAATCCTCTATCTCTACAGCACATTTGTGTCTCTTATAGTCACCATAAAGATTTTTAGTTCATCCTTCTGTGGCTACAATGTCATTAGTCATTTCTACTGTGACAGTCTCCCCTTGATATCTTTGCTTTGCTCAAATACACATGAAACTGAAATGATTATTCTGATTTTAGCaggttttgatttgatttcatCCCTTTTGATAGTTATTGTGTCTTACCTCCTGATCCTTGTAGCCATCGTCAGGATGGACTCAGCTGAGGGTAGACACaaggccttctccacctgtgGGTCCCACCTGACAGTGGCCACAGTGTTCTATGGGACTCTGATATTTATGTATGTGCAACCTGAGTCCAGTCATTCCTTTGACACTGATAAAGTGGCGTCCATATTTTACACCCTTGTTATCCCCATGTTGAATCCCTTGATCTATAGCTTGAGGAACAAGGATGTAAAATATGCAGGAcaaaggatgtggaaaaaaatatgtaattcttttttcttaaaatgcactGTCTAA
- the LOC125915980 gene encoding olfactory receptor 8K1, with translation MNPMEKQNHSAVIEVTEFILLGITSNPGLQEPLLAIFLIIYLITVTGNLGIVILTHLDSKLNTPMYFFLRHLSITDLGYSTVIGPKMMVNFVVHKNTISYHWCATQLAVFEIFIITELFILSAMAYDRYVAICKPLLYVVIMAEKVRWALVLIPYFYSTFVSLFLTIKLFKLSFCGSNIISYFYCDCLPLISMLCSDTHELELIILSFSGCNLLSSLLIVLISYMFILVAILRMNSTEGRYKAFSTCSSHLTVVVVFYGTLLFIYLQPKSSHTFDIDKMASVFYTLVIPMLNPLIYSLRNKEVKDALKRILTNRCKIPT, from the coding sequence ATGAATCCTATGGAGAAACAGAATCATTCTGCAGTGATTGAGGTGACTGAATTTATTCTCCTGGGGATCACCAGCAACCCTGGGCTGCAAGAACCTCTCCTCGCAATCTTCCTCATCATATATTTGATCACAGTGACAGGCAATCTGGGCATAGTTATCTTGACCCATTTGGACTCCAAGCTAAATACCCCCATGTACTTTTTCCTTAGACATCTGTCAATTACTGATCTTGGTTACTCCACTGTCATCGGCCCAAAAATGATGGTAAACTTTGTGGTGCACAAAAATACAATTTCCTACCATTGGTGTGCCACCCAGCTGGCGGTCTTTGAGATTTTCATCATCACCGAACTGTTCATTCTTTCAGCAATGGCCTATGATCGCTACGTAGCCATCTGCAAACCTCTCCTCTACGTGGTCATCATGGCAGAGAAGGTGCGTTGGGCGCTGGTCCTTATTCCTTATTTCTACAGCACATTTGTGTCGCTCTTTCTCAcaatcaaattatttaaattgtccTTCTGTGGCTCTAACATTATCAGTTATTTTTACTGTGACTGCCTTCCCCTCATATCCATGCTCTGTTCAGACACACATGAATTAGAATTGatcattttaagtttttcaggCTGTAATCTGCTCTCTTCCCTCTTGATTGTTCTCATATCCTACATGTTTATTCTTGTGGCCATCCTCAGAATGAACTCAACGGAGGGGAGATACAAAGCCTTCTCAACCTGTAGTTCCCACTTGACGGTGGTGGTCGTGTTCTATGGGACATTATTGTTTATTTACCTGCAGCCCAAATCCAGCCATACTTTTGATATTGACAAGATGGCCTCTGTGTTTTACACCTTGGTGATCCCTATGCTGAATCCATTGATCTACAGCTTAaggaacaaagaagtaaaagatgcTCTGAAGAGAATTTTAACCAACCGATGCAAAATTCCCACTTAA
- the LOC125915985 gene encoding olfactory receptor 8K5, which produces MGQQNLTSLTEFILMGVTRQPELQVPLFGVFLIIYTVTVVGNLGMIILTQVDSRLHTPMYFFIKHLAFIDLGNSTVICPKMLVNFVVDQNAISYYACATQLAFFLMFIISEFFILSAMAYDRYLAICNPLLYNVIMSQRLCHMLVGIPYLYSTFQALMFTIKIFTLTFCGSNVISHFYCDDVALLLMLCSNAQEIELLIILFSAFNLISSLLVVLVSYILILISIFQMHSAEGRKKAFSTCGSHLTVVIVFYGSLLFMYMQPKSAHSFDTDKMASVFYTLVIPMLNPLIYSLRNKEVKIAFRRVFKNQHKLCI; this is translated from the coding sequence ATGGGCCAACAGAATCTAACATCACTGACGGAGTTCATTCTGATGGGAGTCACAAGGCAGCCTGAGCTACAGGTTCCCCTTTTTGGGGTCTTCCTCATCATCTATACAGTCACAGTGGTGGGCAACCTGGGCATGATCATCTTGACCCAGGTGGACTCCCGCCTACATAcacctatgtatttttttatcaaACATCTGGCTTTCATTGATCTTGGTAATTCTACTGTCATTTGTCCCAAGATGCTGGTAAATTTTGTTGTGGATCAAAATGCCATTTCTTATTATGCATGTGCCACACAGTTGGCTTTCTTCCTTATGTTCATCATTAGTGAATTTTTCATCTTGTCGgccatggcctatgaccgctattTGGCCATCTGTAACCCTCTGCTCTACAATGTCATTATGTCGCAGAGACTTTGTCACATGCTAGTGGGCATTCCATACCTCTACAGTACCTTTCAGGCTCTAATGttcactattaaaatttttacattgaCTTTCTGTGGTTCTAATGTCATCAGTCATTTCTACTGTGATGATGTTGCCTTGTTACTTATGCTCTGCTCAAATGCACAAGAAATAGAATTGTTGATCATACTATTTTCAGCATTTAATTTGATCTCTTCCCTGCTGGTAGTCCTCGTGTCTTACATACTAATTCTGATATCCATATTTCAAATGCATTCTGCAGAGGGTAGGAAAAAAGCTTTCTCCACGTGTGGGTCTCATTTGACAGTGGTGATTGTGTTCTATGGATCTCTACTATTTATGTACATGCAGCCCAAATCTGCCCACTCCTTTGATACTGATAAAATGGCTTCTGTGTTTTACACATTAGTGATCCCCATGCTAAACCCCTTGATCTACAGCTTAagaaacaaagaggtaaaaattgCCTTCCGCAGGGTCTTTAAGAATCAGCACAAACTTTGTATCTAA
- the LOC125915989 gene encoding olfactory receptor 1052, whose product MAEENFTAVTEFILLGLTDNADLKIMLFVLFLVIYAITLAGNLGMIFLIQITPKLHTPMYFFLSCLSFIDACYSSVIAPKMLINFLVVRETIAFSACIVQHLFFGVFITTEGFLLSLMAYDCYVAIANPLLYSVVMSKRKCVGLVTGSFVGGMLNSLIHTISLGRLSFCGSNVVSHFFCDVPPLLKLSCSDTSKNELLLLTFSGVIAMATFLIVVISYIFIFITILRISSAAGRQKAFPTCASHLTSVTILYGTLSFSYIQPSSQYSVEQEKVVSVFYTLVIPMLNPLIYSLRNKEVKDAVKRAIETKHFPC is encoded by the coding sequence ATGGCCGAAGAAAATTTCACAGCTGTTACTGAATTTATTCTTTTGGGATTGACAGATAATGCTGACCTGAAAATCATGCTTTTTGTGTTGTTCTTGGTGATTTATGCAATTACCTTGGCAGGGAATCTGGGCATGATTTTCTTAATCCAAATCACTCCCAAGCTCCACACACCCATGTACTTTTTCCTAAGCTGCCTTTCATTTATAGATGCCTGCTATTCATCTGTTATTGCACCGAAAATGCTGATCAACTTCTTGGTTGTGAGGGAAACAATCGCATTCTCTGCCTGCATAGTGcagcatttgttttttggggtgtttaTCACCACGGAAGGCTTCTTGCTGTCATTGATGGCCTATGACTGCTATGTGGCCATTGCCAACCCTTTGCTTTACAGTGTAGTCATGTCTAAAAGGAAGTGTGTAGGGCTGGTCACTGGGTCATTCGTAGGTGGAATGCTCAACTCATTGATACACACAATAAGCTTGGGAAGACTGTCCTTTTGTGGGTCCAATGTTGTTAGCCACTTCTTCTGTGATGTTCCCCCACTGCTAAAGCTGTCGTGTTCTGATACATCCAAGAATGAGTTGCTGCTCTTAACTTTTTCTGGAGTCATTGCCATGGCTACTTTTTTGATTGTGGTCAtttcctacattttcatttttatcactatCCTGAGGATCAGTTCAGCAGCAGGTAGACAGAAAGCCTTCCCCACCTGTGCCTCTCACCTGACTTCTGTGACCATACTCTATGGTACCTTAAGCTTTAGTTACATTCAGCCAAGTTCCCAGTATTCTGTGGAGCAGGAGAAGGTTGTTTCTGTGTTCTATACACTAGTGATTCCCATGTTAAACCCACTTATTTACAGTCTGAGAAACAAAGAGGTAAAGGATGCTGTGAAAAGGGCCATAGAGACGAAACATTTCCCCTGTTAA